A stretch of the Nitrosarchaeum sp. genome encodes the following:
- a CDS encoding AAA family ATPase, whose translation MEKKDIQKMISEIEKENSIFSKKANLETLSFPPKIIGRQDKAKELVRILLSHRQGFVVPYVSVYGRSGCGKSTVVRYVCQNIDDIEFCFVNLRRAKTVFGCANLILAELGKQNLKSAQGINLAVDEIGKTISETLDGTKKNLFVLVLDELDVLFYDKRGRPSDFVYKLIILEEKLKEKNHLLCIIGITNNVLSEYDLDERVRSRIGSSEIFFEAYSKKDVLSILQDRAKNSFAKPVDNAVLEYCAKISSSEHGDARRAIDLLRVGAEIASLKNEPLSVIHIDSASLHLQKDRVQQILSTGSFHFKLVASALARITFLSDNDWHATSSIFKQYGMILNKDEKPLGYRRVSEILVDIANSGIAVSNTSSKGRGGYGTQYKLTVSPEMIGKTCFAEWWAGVEKRKKEHEIEKKDLKTKKQLHVGPSRHLKNLDNILENLYEKSWSDFSGLDK comes from the coding sequence ATGGAGAAAAAAGACATTCAAAAAATGATCTCTGAAATAGAAAAGGAAAACTCGATCTTTTCAAAAAAAGCAAATCTTGAGACCCTCTCTTTTCCTCCAAAAATAATAGGACGTCAGGACAAGGCAAAAGAACTAGTGCGTATACTTTTGAGTCATCGCCAGGGATTTGTAGTTCCATATGTTTCAGTGTATGGCAGAAGCGGATGTGGAAAATCTACTGTTGTAAGATATGTATGCCAAAATATAGATGATATTGAATTTTGTTTTGTAAATCTTAGACGAGCAAAGACGGTATTTGGATGTGCTAATCTTATTTTAGCTGAGCTTGGAAAGCAAAACCTCAAGAGTGCTCAAGGAATAAATCTTGCAGTGGATGAGATTGGAAAAACAATCTCAGAAACTCTAGATGGTACAAAAAAGAATCTTTTTGTTTTGGTATTAGATGAGCTAGATGTCTTGTTTTATGACAAAAGAGGACGCCCATCTGATTTTGTATACAAGCTAATTATACTAGAAGAAAAACTTAAAGAAAAAAATCATTTGTTGTGTATAATTGGGATAACTAACAACGTACTATCAGAGTATGATCTTGATGAGCGAGTCCGTTCAAGAATTGGTTCTTCTGAGATATTCTTTGAGGCATATTCTAAAAAAGATGTATTGTCAATTTTGCAAGATCGTGCAAAAAACTCATTTGCAAAACCCGTTGATAATGCTGTCTTGGAGTATTGTGCAAAGATTAGCTCATCAGAACACGGAGATGCACGAAGAGCAATTGATTTGCTTCGAGTAGGAGCCGAAATCGCTAGTCTGAAAAACGAACCACTGTCAGTCATTCACATTGATAGTGCTTCATTACATCTGCAAAAAGATAGAGTCCAGCAGATTTTATCTACTGGTTCTTTTCACTTTAAGCTAGTAGCATCTGCCCTTGCTAGAATTACTTTTTTGTCTGATAATGATTGGCATGCAACATCTAGTATCTTCAAGCAGTATGGCATGATTCTAAACAAGGATGAAAAGCCACTTGGATATAGGCGTGTATCTGAGATCCTGGTGGATATTGCAAACTCTGGAATTGCAGTATCAAACACCAGCTCTAAGGGTCGTGGGGGATATGGCACACAATACAAGCTAACTGTATCTCCTGAGATGATAGGTAAGACTTGTTTTGCCGAATGGTGGGCCGGTGTAGAAAAACGAAAAAAAGAACACGAAATAGAAAAAAAGGATCTTAAAACAAAAAAACAGCTTCATGTAGGTCCTAGTAGACACCTTAAGAATCTAGATAATATCTTGGAGAATTTGTATGAGAAGAGTTGGTCTGACTTTTCTGGACTAGACAAATGA
- a CDS encoding DNA topoisomerase I: protein MKWKTLQHNGILFPPAYEAHGIKIKIKGENVDLNLNQEEMVYQWAKKKDTPYAQDKVFQKNFTEDFAKTLPAKFKNISYQDIDFSHAYKIVDKEKDLREMMTKEEKKALALKRKELREKLVQKYGKAIMDGKEVDVANYMAEPPGIFIGRGDHPLRGRWKPRVTAKDVTLNLGKDAKVPEGNWGKIVHDNDSMWLAGWTDYLTEKRKYVWLADTAGLKQDRDKAKYEKAVKLSKEIEKIKERIVKDMKSKDPKISRISTVCYLIYRTAMRVGDEKDPDEADTVGATTLRKEHINITENTIEFDFLGKDSVRWQETVKAEGNDKQFQENLKKLIQNKKPKDEIFEDITSRHVNAYYSSIVSGLTAKVFRTYLATTMVKNYLKEHGNVKGKTPNEKLYHAKLANLEAAIMCNHKRTIPKTYEDALQKKRDTLKNIAKDQPWKKTMDALKKAEEIEAKTDAQKKNKAKKIKTLNEQIKKQKEKHNERAEKLQLQIDLSEKTKDYNLGTSLRNYIDPRIFKAWTNEVGVEWEKLYTAALQKKFLWVQNEKVSWSELSKN, encoded by the coding sequence ATGAAATGGAAAACACTACAACATAACGGGATATTATTTCCTCCTGCCTACGAAGCGCATGGAATTAAGATAAAGATCAAAGGAGAGAATGTAGACCTTAATCTCAATCAAGAGGAGATGGTATACCAGTGGGCAAAAAAGAAAGACACTCCATATGCCCAAGACAAAGTTTTTCAGAAAAACTTTACAGAAGATTTTGCTAAAACATTACCAGCAAAATTCAAAAATATTTCATATCAAGATATTGACTTTTCTCATGCTTACAAAATAGTCGACAAAGAAAAAGATCTCAGAGAGATGATGACAAAAGAAGAAAAGAAAGCCCTAGCCCTTAAACGAAAAGAATTACGAGAAAAACTTGTTCAAAAGTATGGCAAAGCAATCATGGATGGAAAAGAGGTCGATGTTGCAAATTACATGGCAGAACCTCCAGGAATTTTTATCGGTAGAGGAGATCATCCACTAAGAGGAAGATGGAAGCCAAGAGTCACTGCTAAAGATGTAACGCTAAATCTTGGCAAAGATGCCAAAGTTCCAGAAGGAAACTGGGGCAAAATTGTTCACGATAACGATTCGATGTGGCTAGCGGGATGGACAGATTATCTAACTGAAAAAAGAAAGTATGTCTGGCTTGCAGATACAGCAGGACTAAAACAAGATAGAGACAAAGCAAAATACGAAAAAGCTGTAAAGTTATCCAAAGAAATTGAGAAAATAAAAGAAAGGATAGTAAAAGACATGAAGAGTAAAGATCCAAAAATTAGCAGGATTTCAACTGTATGTTATCTGATTTATAGAACTGCAATGAGAGTAGGCGACGAAAAAGATCCTGATGAGGCAGATACAGTTGGTGCTACTACATTAAGAAAAGAACACATCAACATTACAGAAAATACAATCGAGTTTGATTTTCTGGGAAAAGATAGTGTAAGATGGCAAGAAACAGTCAAAGCAGAAGGCAACGATAAGCAATTCCAAGAAAATCTAAAAAAACTAATTCAAAATAAAAAACCAAAAGATGAGATTTTTGAAGATATAACTTCAAGACATGTAAATGCATATTATTCTAGCATAGTAAGTGGACTAACTGCCAAGGTTTTCAGAACCTATCTTGCAACTACAATGGTAAAAAATTATCTAAAAGAGCATGGCAATGTAAAAGGAAAAACACCTAATGAAAAACTGTATCATGCAAAATTAGCAAATTTGGAAGCAGCTATAATGTGCAATCATAAAAGAACCATACCAAAAACCTATGAAGACGCACTTCAAAAGAAAAGAGACACACTAAAAAATATAGCAAAAGATCAACCATGGAAGAAAACTATGGATGCATTAAAGAAAGCAGAAGAGATAGAAGCAAAAACTGATGCTCAAAAAAAGAACAAGGCAAAAAAAATTAAAACACTAAATGAACAAATAAAAAAACAGAAAGAAAAACACAATGAACGAGCAGAAAAACTACAATTACAAATTGACTTGTCAGAGAAAACTAAAGATTACAATCTTGGGACATCATTAAGAAACTACATAGATCCACGTATCTTCAAAGCTTGGACCAACGAAGTAGGCGTAGAATGGGAGAAATTATACACTGCAGCATTACAAAAAAAATTCCTTTGGGTACAAAATGAAAAAGTATCATGGTCTGAATTATCTAAAAATTAA
- a CDS encoding PQQ-dependent sugar dehydrogenase: MLKIFFFVFGIFSIGFVSFSSAQEFPELGIKVETVAENLKIPWEIDFAPDGRIFFTERIGNLRIIENNLIFEPIISLKVSGSEGGLLGLALDPNFEENHYLYLYYSYSDFFDIYNRVVRYVESDNKLSNETILLDKIPGSQIHDGGRIKFGPDGKLYITTGDAANSKAAQNIDSLAGKILRINSDGTIPEDNPFPNSPVYSLGHRNPQGIDWHPESRILVETEHGPSGERGNAHDEVNVIFPGKNYGWPNIVGDETSVDLINPILHTGDDTWAPSGSVFYNSDKISEWYGKYFIATLRGNHLRMLDLDLENNLVISSNALFDGEFGRLRSVNMSPDGYLYVLTSNQDGRGTPTHNDDRILRIVPLEFNVEKGDVSLSPLKQLQSGILPKNVSCKEGLELIFKINSFHPVCVKSESIAKLVERGYSSTLD, translated from the coding sequence GTGCTTAAAATTTTCTTTTTTGTTTTCGGTATTTTTTCAATAGGTTTTGTTTCATTTTCATCTGCTCAAGAATTTCCAGAACTTGGTATTAAAGTCGAAACAGTTGCAGAAAACCTGAAAATACCTTGGGAAATTGATTTTGCCCCTGATGGTAGAATTTTCTTTACAGAAAGAATTGGTAATCTGAGAATAATTGAAAATAATCTAATTTTTGAACCTATAATTTCATTAAAAGTATCTGGTTCTGAAGGAGGGTTACTTGGATTAGCTTTGGACCCTAATTTTGAAGAAAATCATTATTTGTATCTATATTATAGTTATTCAGATTTTTTTGATATCTATAACAGAGTTGTTCGTTATGTTGAATCTGATAATAAATTATCTAATGAAACGATTTTACTTGATAAAATTCCTGGAAGTCAAATACACGATGGAGGACGAATAAAGTTTGGTCCTGATGGAAAACTCTACATTACAACAGGTGATGCCGCAAATTCTAAAGCGGCTCAGAATATAGATTCTTTAGCCGGAAAAATTTTACGAATAAATTCTGACGGTACCATTCCTGAAGACAATCCCTTTCCAAATTCTCCGGTCTATTCTTTAGGACATAGAAATCCGCAAGGAATTGATTGGCATCCAGAAAGCAGAATTTTAGTTGAAACTGAACATGGTCCATCAGGTGAACGAGGAAATGCTCATGATGAGGTTAATGTAATCTTTCCCGGTAAAAATTATGGTTGGCCAAATATTGTAGGTGATGAGACAAGCGTGGATCTCATAAATCCAATTTTACATACTGGTGATGATACATGGGCTCCATCTGGTTCAGTATTTTATAATTCTGATAAAATTTCTGAATGGTATGGAAAATACTTTATCGCAACATTACGTGGAAATCATTTGAGAATGTTGGATTTAGATTTAGAAAATAATTTAGTCATTAGTAGTAATGCATTATTTGATGGAGAGTTTGGTCGTTTACGTAGTGTGAATATGAGTCCAGATGGATATTTGTATGTTCTAACTAGTAATCAAGATGGGAGAGGAACACCAACACATAATGATGATAGGATTTTACGAATTGTTCCATTAGAATTTAATGTAGAAAAAGGAGATGTTTCTCTTTCACCTCTAAAACAACTCCAATCGGGAATTCTGCCTAAAAATGTTTCATGTAAGGAAGGCTTAGAATTAATTTTTAAGATTAATTCATTTCATCCTGTATGTGTTAAATCTGAAAGTATTGCAAAATTAGTTGAACGTGGCTATTCTAGTACCCTCGACTAA